One Bifidobacterium angulatum DSM 20098 = JCM 7096 DNA window includes the following coding sequences:
- a CDS encoding DUF58 domain-containing protein yields MAEAQPLPAVSHDPIRAKIEAMGNRLNLPTVAKALGVIEGEHSSRRPGGSDELMEVRAYEAGDEARLIEWKTSARQGRPMVIRRERLVTSRVWLLLDVGREMTASCESGEMAYQIAANALRMFAALSLRRSDEISLVFGDAASITRVPFNGDFCQFERTLDSALERKWEHTRNIDALLTYARRIKDRNALIVLATDEHALTKEHLQEIHRITRTHPLTLIDVATANPFAAAAGATVTDALSGRRLPAFLRDKRAAAEVNTHREYMAAALERELSHMGGHMIHAGSSEAVFNDFIRLVSRALAKDTRNLVAPATGLGGDSR; encoded by the coding sequence ATGGCTGAAGCCCAGCCGCTGCCAGCCGTTTCGCACGACCCGATCAGAGCCAAGATCGAGGCCATGGGCAATCGTCTGAATCTGCCGACTGTGGCCAAGGCATTGGGCGTTATCGAAGGCGAACATTCGTCACGGCGGCCGGGCGGCTCGGACGAGCTGATGGAGGTCCGTGCCTACGAGGCGGGCGACGAGGCGCGACTGATCGAATGGAAGACGAGCGCGCGCCAAGGGCGGCCTATGGTGATCCGGCGCGAACGGCTGGTCACGTCACGCGTATGGCTGCTGCTTGACGTGGGCCGTGAAATGACGGCCTCATGCGAGTCGGGCGAAATGGCATACCAGATCGCCGCGAATGCGCTGCGTATGTTCGCCGCGCTGTCGCTACGCCGTTCCGACGAGATCTCACTGGTGTTCGGCGACGCCGCAAGCATTACGCGCGTGCCGTTCAACGGTGATTTCTGCCAGTTCGAACGCACGCTGGACAGTGCGCTGGAACGCAAGTGGGAGCATACGCGCAATATCGACGCCCTGCTCACGTATGCACGGCGCATCAAGGATCGCAACGCGCTGATCGTGCTGGCAACCGACGAGCATGCACTGACCAAGGAGCATCTTCAGGAGATCCACCGCATTACGCGCACCCACCCGCTGACGCTGATCGACGTGGCCACGGCGAACCCGTTCGCCGCCGCTGCAGGCGCAACCGTCACCGACGCGCTGTCGGGGCGCCGACTGCCGGCCTTCCTGCGGGACAAGCGTGCCGCAGCGGAGGTGAACACGCACCGCGAATACATGGCCGCGGCCCTGGAACGCGAGCTTTCGCACATGGGGGGTCATATGATTCACGCCGGTTCCAGCGAAGCCGTGTTCAACGATTTCATACGATTGGTGTCGCGTGCGCTGGCGAAGGATACCCGCAATCTGGTTGCGCCTGCGACAGGACTGGGAGGCGACAGCCGATGA
- a CDS encoding ABC transporter substrate-binding protein, with protein sequence MFHAAIRRASAVATRRAIAALASIAAIAGLAACGQSADTRTHISVWSWEPSMETVVQRFESENPDIAVDLTSISGYDNLNTAIQDGYNMPDVAQIEYHALRQYAVSSQLLDLTGRVGSDFGSFYTPGTWASVHLADNVYGLPMDSGPMAFFYNKTVFNDAGVDATKIRTWDDYYKAAKKIKATGAYITADSGDASFYDAMIWLAGGKPFATSQDGKNVTVNLTGDKGVRKFTAFWQKMINEDLIDTRNVTWSDGWKRGLGRGTIASVFSGAWMTSLLQSDVPGSAGLWRVAQMPTADGKQVTAENGGSAICVLQSTRKPDAAYRFAEFVAHNAEGISARVDGGAFPADLPTLTSPEFLSRTTIKDSRGLDIPYFGGQQFNRVLAQAAKNVTTGYQYLPFEVYARSDFSATVGTAYRWANSWQSYVKRQKAVKEGLLDDDGKPLKPFDKPTDKVTLKQGIALWEKDIKEYGTNQGFTVQ encoded by the coding sequence ATGTTTCACGCTGCCATTCGCCGTGCCAGTGCCGTTGCCACCCGCCGTGCAATCGCCGCACTCGCCAGCATCGCCGCCATCGCGGGCCTTGCGGCATGCGGGCAGTCCGCCGACACCCGCACGCACATCTCCGTATGGAGCTGGGAACCAAGCATGGAAACGGTCGTGCAACGATTCGAATCCGAAAACCCGGACATTGCGGTCGACCTGACCAGCATCTCCGGGTACGACAACCTGAACACCGCCATCCAGGACGGTTACAACATGCCGGACGTGGCGCAGATCGAATACCACGCCCTGCGTCAATACGCGGTATCAAGCCAGCTACTCGACCTGACCGGCAGGGTAGGCTCCGACTTCGGCAGCTTCTACACGCCCGGCACCTGGGCGTCCGTGCACCTGGCCGACAATGTATACGGCCTGCCCATGGATTCCGGCCCCATGGCCTTCTTCTACAACAAAACCGTGTTCAATGACGCCGGCGTGGACGCCACCAAAATCAGAACATGGGACGACTATTACAAGGCCGCCAAAAAGATCAAAGCCACCGGCGCCTACATCACCGCCGACTCCGGCGACGCCAGCTTCTATGACGCCATGATCTGGCTCGCGGGCGGCAAGCCATTCGCCACCAGCCAAGACGGCAAGAACGTAACCGTCAACCTCACCGGAGACAAAGGCGTAAGGAAATTCACCGCGTTCTGGCAGAAAATGATCAACGAAGACCTCATCGACACCCGAAACGTCACATGGTCGGACGGCTGGAAACGCGGGCTCGGTAGGGGCACGATCGCGTCCGTGTTCTCCGGAGCGTGGATGACCTCGCTGCTGCAATCCGATGTTCCCGGCAGCGCAGGCCTGTGGCGCGTAGCGCAGATGCCGACCGCTGACGGCAAACAAGTGACTGCGGAAAACGGCGGTTCCGCGATATGCGTGCTGCAATCCACACGCAAACCGGACGCAGCATACCGTTTCGCCGAATTCGTGGCGCATAACGCCGAAGGCATCAGCGCCCGCGTGGACGGCGGCGCATTCCCCGCCGACCTGCCCACATTGACCAGCCCCGAATTCCTCAGCCGTACCACCATCAAAGACTCGCGTGGACTCGACATCCCCTATTTCGGCGGGCAACAGTTCAACCGCGTACTGGCTCAAGCCGCGAAAAACGTGACGACCGGCTACCAATACCTGCCGTTCGAAGTGTATGCGCGTAGCGATTTCAGCGCGACCGTGGGCACAGCATACCGGTGGGCGAACTCGTGGCAGTCTTATGTGAAACGGCAGAAAGCCGTGAAGGAAGGGCTGCTTGACGATGACGGCAAGCCCCTGAAGCCATTCGATAAGCCGACCGATAAAGTCACGTTGAAACAGGGCATAGCCCTGTGGGAGAAAGACATCAAGGAATACGGTACGAATCAGGGCTTTACCGTGCAGTGA
- a CDS encoding bifunctional phosphopantothenoylcysteine decarboxylase/phosphopantothenate synthase — translation MAHILLGVTGSIAAFKACHLASDWTKAGHKVRVIETVAAEQFVTPLTFASLTHTQTRTAMFPNVTAAAIQGDVTSNPTVPASINHIADAAWADALVIAPASADIIARIAAGLADDTLTSTILAYSGSVKVLCPAMNVHMFENPATQRNLRICKELGWTIVEPGSGNLACGDTGKGRMEEPAVIEQAVDELLGETTQVPGQNSPASNANTADNTGDTVDNANSTGNHSRPLHGLHVLVTAGPTQEPLDPVRFLTNHSTGKMGYGFAHEAAALGATVTLISGPVSLPEPAEPNITTIHVTTARQMFEAVQQAYETADIIVMTAAVGDFRVSEVAGEKIKKAGRSSIQIELVANPDILAWVGAHKRTDGSQVLCGFAMETQNLIENAAKKLADKHCDMLVANNLRDAGAGFGTDTNVVTVLTPACGDTSTDQAPQQPNVEKWRKMGKTDLARQLLLRLASLRATA, via the coding sequence ATGGCGCATATTCTTCTGGGAGTCACGGGATCGATCGCAGCGTTCAAGGCATGCCATCTGGCATCCGACTGGACCAAAGCAGGTCACAAGGTGCGTGTGATTGAGACAGTGGCGGCGGAACAGTTCGTCACCCCACTCACCTTCGCCTCGCTAACGCACACACAGACGCGGACCGCCATGTTCCCGAACGTCACAGCCGCCGCCATCCAAGGCGATGTGACCAGCAACCCCACCGTTCCCGCCTCCATCAACCACATCGCGGATGCCGCCTGGGCGGACGCGTTGGTCATCGCGCCGGCCAGCGCCGACATCATCGCCCGCATCGCCGCGGGGCTGGCGGACGATACGCTCACCTCCACGATTCTCGCCTATTCCGGCAGTGTCAAGGTGCTCTGCCCGGCTATGAATGTGCACATGTTCGAGAATCCGGCAACCCAACGCAATCTGCGCATATGCAAGGAGCTTGGCTGGACGATTGTGGAGCCTGGGTCCGGCAATCTGGCGTGCGGCGATACCGGCAAAGGGCGTATGGAGGAACCAGCCGTGATCGAGCAGGCGGTAGACGAGCTGCTGGGCGAAACCACGCAGGTGCCAGGCCAGAACTCCCCCGCCAGCAACGCAAACACCGCAGACAACACAGGCGACACTGTAGACAACGCAAACAGCACGGGCAACCATTCCCGGCCTCTCCACGGTCTGCATGTGCTGGTCACGGCCGGACCGACCCAGGAGCCGCTGGATCCGGTGCGTTTCCTGACCAATCATTCCACCGGCAAGATGGGATACGGCTTCGCGCATGAGGCGGCGGCCCTGGGCGCAACCGTCACGTTGATCAGCGGCCCGGTCAGTCTGCCCGAGCCTGCCGAACCGAATATCACAACCATTCATGTGACCACCGCACGGCAGATGTTCGAGGCGGTGCAGCAAGCTTACGAAACTGCCGATATTATCGTGATGACCGCGGCGGTCGGCGATTTCCGCGTCAGCGAGGTGGCCGGCGAGAAAATCAAGAAGGCCGGACGTTCCAGCATCCAGATCGAACTGGTAGCCAACCCGGATATTCTTGCCTGGGTCGGCGCCCACAAGCGCACCGACGGATCGCAAGTGCTGTGCGGGTTCGCCATGGAAACGCAGAACCTTATCGAGAACGCTGCAAAAAAGCTTGCCGACAAGCATTGCGACATGCTGGTGGCGAACAATCTGCGCGACGCCGGCGCCGGTTTCGGCACGGACACGAATGTGGTGACCGTGCTCACCCCCGCCTGCGGCGATACCTCAACCGATCAGGCGCCGCAACAGCCGAATGTCGAAAAGTGGCGGAAAATGGGCAAAACCGATCTGGCCCGCCAGTTGCTGCTCCGTCTTGCCTCGCTGCGCGCAACCGCCTGA
- a CDS encoding VWA domain-containing protein: MQLSWQSPWAALVGAMVALAIIVLSIAFARKHSAENIVRVFSMDDDLATERASQLLRQWRLLNRAAAALMAAALLLTFALIARPATVDQGEERASSRDIVLCLDVSGSTLPYDREVIDTYRDLVSHFQGERIGMSIFNSTSRTVFPLTDDYELVSHQLELASKALSGVQSQDDIDKMSDEDYQRISDWLEGTQNRKDATSLIGDGVVSCAAMLPGFTYGSASTAGSTERSRAASIVLATDNVVSGTPVYTLNQALSLTSKANITVDGLFSGPEASEKESTTTDMRKLIEAHHGTFLTQSNGTSVNELVRDINTRRNKESQASSKASMVDDPAWWVLALAVIVTIWLLLVWRLKR, translated from the coding sequence ATGCAGCTTTCCTGGCAAAGCCCTTGGGCAGCGCTGGTCGGGGCGATGGTCGCGCTGGCGATTATCGTCCTGTCCATCGCGTTCGCCCGCAAACACAGTGCCGAGAACATTGTTCGCGTGTTCTCGATGGACGACGATCTGGCCACCGAACGCGCTTCGCAGCTGCTACGCCAATGGCGTCTGCTGAACCGTGCTGCCGCGGCGCTGATGGCAGCGGCGCTTCTTCTCACCTTCGCGCTGATCGCCCGCCCGGCGACCGTCGATCAGGGTGAGGAACGTGCCAGCAGCCGCGATATCGTGCTCTGCCTCGACGTTTCCGGCTCCACCCTGCCGTACGACCGCGAGGTCATCGACACGTACCGCGATCTCGTCTCACATTTCCAAGGCGAGCGCATCGGCATGAGCATCTTCAACTCCACGTCGCGCACCGTGTTCCCCCTGACGGATGACTACGAGCTGGTCAGCCACCAGTTGGAGCTTGCCAGCAAGGCGCTCAGCGGCGTGCAGTCGCAGGACGACATCGACAAGATGAGCGACGAGGACTACCAGCGCATCTCCGACTGGCTTGAAGGCACGCAGAACCGCAAGGACGCCACCTCGCTGATCGGCGACGGCGTGGTCTCCTGCGCGGCCATGCTGCCGGGCTTCACCTACGGTTCGGCTTCCACGGCAGGCAGCACCGAACGCAGCCGCGCGGCATCCATCGTGCTCGCCACCGACAATGTGGTCTCCGGCACGCCCGTGTACACCCTCAATCAGGCGCTCAGCCTGACGTCGAAGGCGAATATCACCGTGGATGGTCTGTTCTCCGGGCCTGAAGCGAGCGAGAAGGAAAGCACCACCACGGATATGCGCAAGCTCATCGAAGCGCATCACGGCACGTTCCTCACCCAGTCGAACGGCACCAGCGTCAACGAGCTCGTGCGCGACATCAACACGCGCCGCAACAAGGAAAGCCAAGCCTCGTCCAAGGCGTCGATGGTGGACGATCCGGCATGGTGGGTGCTGGCATTGGCTGTAATCGTTACCATATGGCTGCTGCTCGTCTGGAGGTTGAAGCGATGA
- a CDS encoding type III pantothenate kinase, with protein sequence MLMAVDIGNTNIVIGFLEGERIVGSYRITTKALHTSDEYTVMISQFLQISGYTRRDVEDVIVCSVVPKVMHSFRASIIKFLGFEPMVVGPGIKTGINIHMDDPKTMGADCLTDCVGAYYTYGGPVLVADFGTATTFNYVDGKGTIRAGYITTGIRAGAEALWGQTAQLPEVEIVRPKSILATNTRSAMQAGLYYTFLGGIERTVQQFREEIGEPFKVVTTGGLGRIFKDDTDVIDVYDPDLIFKGMALIYKRNVR encoded by the coding sequence ATGCTGATGGCCGTAGATATCGGAAACACCAACATCGTCATCGGCTTTCTGGAGGGCGAGCGCATCGTCGGCTCCTACCGCATCACCACCAAGGCCTTGCACACGTCGGACGAATATACGGTGATGATCTCGCAGTTCCTGCAGATCAGCGGGTATACGCGGCGTGATGTGGAGGATGTGATCGTCTGCTCGGTAGTGCCGAAGGTCATGCATTCCTTCCGCGCCTCGATCATCAAGTTCCTTGGTTTCGAGCCGATGGTCGTGGGCCCGGGCATCAAAACCGGCATCAACATCCATATGGATGATCCCAAGACCATGGGCGCCGATTGCCTGACCGATTGCGTCGGCGCGTACTACACGTATGGGGGCCCGGTGCTGGTGGCCGATTTCGGCACGGCGACCACGTTCAATTACGTCGACGGCAAGGGCACGATCCGTGCCGGCTATATCACCACGGGTATTCGTGCCGGTGCGGAAGCGCTGTGGGGGCAGACCGCGCAGCTGCCTGAGGTGGAGATCGTGCGCCCGAAGTCGATTCTTGCCACGAACACACGTTCCGCCATGCAGGCCGGCCTGTATTACACGTTCCTTGGCGGCATCGAGCGTACCGTGCAACAGTTCCGTGAGGAGATCGGCGAACCGTTCAAGGTGGTTACGACCGGTGGCTTGGGTCGGATTTTCAAGGATGATACCGATGTGATCGACGTGTACGATCCGGATCTGATTTTCAAGGGCATGGCGCTGATTTACAAGCGCAACGTGCGGTGA
- a CDS encoding DUF6466 family protein, whose protein sequence is MRRNTTAHTQAGTTSANNTTGTSNAIVGSAVSLESHAPTVQARASLAIRIVMIAIAVIALAFAVLTGLNISASARFNQATASLNSNLKQAARSDADLDALNASQQQTDAQFEDAARLNLALLPQLREAISANAAVSFKLTQRIKQELAAQQGGNSANSGSDTNGVEGGNGTKDSTANDTSGLTDEQKKQVEELLKANQQSTDTNPSTNTQTDKGNKKQQTAKPW, encoded by the coding sequence ATGAGACGCAACACCACAGCCCACACACAGGCCGGCACCACCAGCGCCAACAACACCACCGGCACCAGCAACGCCATAGTCGGATCGGCAGTATCCCTCGAATCACATGCGCCCACAGTCCAAGCGCGCGCATCGCTCGCCATACGCATCGTAATGATCGCAATCGCCGTCATAGCGCTCGCATTCGCCGTACTCACCGGCCTGAACATATCGGCCTCCGCGCGATTCAACCAGGCGACAGCCTCGCTCAACAGCAACCTCAAGCAGGCCGCACGCAGCGATGCCGACCTCGACGCCCTGAACGCCAGCCAGCAGCAGACCGATGCCCAATTCGAAGACGCCGCACGACTCAACCTCGCGCTGCTACCGCAACTACGCGAGGCGATCAGCGCCAACGCGGCAGTCTCATTCAAACTCACCCAACGCATCAAGCAGGAGCTCGCCGCTCAGCAAGGCGGCAACTCCGCAAACTCCGGTTCCGACACCAACGGCGTCGAGGGCGGCAACGGCACCAAGGATTCCACAGCCAACGACACCAGCGGCCTGACCGACGAACAGAAAAAGCAGGTGGAGGAACTGCTCAAAGCGAACCAGCAATCCACCGACACCAACCCCTCAACAAACACGCAGACCGACAAAGGCAACAAGAAACAGCAGACCGCCAAACCCTGGTGA
- a CDS encoding PGAP1-like alpha/beta domain-containing protein, with translation MGWQVTSYIYGGHQLAPATQEDYRRVATALDDAGGKLIAHGIAWRQAAMDLARDRTSVPLCPVLSGNITVPIATPLSNTITSCIAASSTPASPTSTMALAGASSMGGTRVGVAPTAAHGTLPYERLISLCTENARHCDADGSKLRSMADLLVRAHSLYSEADWKARQAFNETGQAVTKAAPGWVSLGMFGLILGGLGASWINDGKPKPSAASWVTAPFQEAYLSGIGSLIAGSSLIEGLFSTDEVNQSAGKISKYSAPAKDLAQGNTLTVRRVRSTVDMVGPSTSVAESLEHLRRLGEDKYKLGSGLQYATIAVQRYEREDGTNAWLVTIPGTDGHADSPFGWEQNIELMSDDAEQRKQADSARMVVEAMRKAGIQPDDSVALIGHSQGGIVAAQIAADRADEFNIRHVVTAGSPVANHPIPEKTWVTSIEMNDELVAALDGAQNPQTEHWLTVRGTVTPSAPQMVEDGVIIPSPNPYAAAQVPNASEGQELSHWLRYHQAAYQNASDLGSPAVAKHEQHFAGVIDGNLRETLYYEGRMTR, from the coding sequence ATGGGATGGCAGGTCACGTCATACATATACGGCGGGCACCAACTAGCACCAGCCACACAAGAGGACTACCGCCGCGTGGCCACAGCACTGGACGATGCCGGCGGCAAACTCATCGCGCACGGCATCGCCTGGCGGCAAGCAGCAATGGACCTCGCCCGCGACCGCACCAGCGTGCCACTCTGCCCAGTATTATCAGGCAACATCACAGTTCCCATAGCCACACCATTATCAAACACCATTACCAGCTGCATCGCCGCCTCCTCCACTCCAGCCTCCCCCACCTCCACGATGGCGCTCGCCGGCGCAAGCAGCATGGGCGGCACCAGAGTAGGCGTAGCGCCCACGGCCGCACACGGCACGCTCCCTTACGAACGTCTTATCTCGCTGTGCACCGAAAATGCCAGGCATTGCGATGCCGACGGTTCGAAGCTGCGCAGCATGGCCGATCTGCTGGTTCGCGCGCACAGTCTGTACAGCGAAGCCGATTGGAAAGCCCGTCAGGCGTTCAACGAAACCGGCCAAGCCGTGACCAAGGCGGCTCCCGGCTGGGTATCGCTGGGCATGTTCGGATTGATTCTTGGCGGACTGGGCGCAAGCTGGATCAATGATGGCAAGCCGAAACCATCGGCGGCATCCTGGGTGACTGCGCCGTTTCAAGAGGCCTATCTTTCCGGAATCGGCTCGCTGATCGCCGGCTCGTCGCTCATCGAGGGCCTGTTCTCCACGGATGAGGTGAACCAGTCGGCGGGGAAGATCAGCAAGTATTCCGCCCCTGCAAAAGATCTTGCGCAGGGCAATACCCTGACCGTTCGCCGCGTGCGTTCAACCGTGGACATGGTCGGCCCGAGCACCTCCGTGGCGGAATCGTTGGAGCATCTGCGCAGGCTCGGCGAAGACAAATACAAGCTGGGGTCAGGACTGCAATACGCCACCATCGCCGTACAACGCTACGAACGCGAGGATGGCACGAACGCCTGGCTGGTAACTATTCCCGGCACGGATGGGCATGCCGATTCACCATTCGGATGGGAGCAGAACATCGAGCTGATGAGCGACGATGCCGAGCAGCGGAAACAGGCGGACAGCGCGCGCATGGTGGTGGAGGCGATGCGCAAGGCGGGTATTCAGCCCGATGATTCCGTAGCGCTGATCGGACACTCGCAGGGAGGCATCGTGGCGGCGCAGATCGCCGCCGACCGGGCCGACGAGTTCAACATCCGGCATGTGGTGACGGCAGGCTCCCCGGTGGCGAATCATCCGATTCCCGAAAAGACATGGGTGACCAGCATCGAAATGAACGACGAGCTGGTGGCCGCGTTGGACGGCGCGCAAAATCCGCAGACGGAACACTGGCTGACCGTTCGCGGCACGGTAACGCCCAGCGCACCGCAAATGGTGGAGGATGGCGTGATCATTCCTTCGCCGAACCCATATGCCGCCGCACAGGTGCCGAACGCCTCGGAAGGGCAGGAGCTCAGCCATTGGCTGAGATATCATCAGGCCGCATACCAGAACGCCAGCGACTTGGGCTCACCCGCAGTGGCCAAGCACGAGCAGCATTTCGCGGGCGTGATCGACGGCAATCTGCGTGAAACCCTGTACTACGAGGGGCGCATGACACGTTGA
- a CDS encoding vWA domain-containing protein: MSTFTFSPLLGWPVGGTIALVMLALAIVEVVRHTFGDAGDETMLSCVRRMLICLTVGAMALGPSMTVSTTSRAVNNTDVVMAVDVTGSMAVKDATYGSDELTTRLNAAKQAVDDVTKAYADSSFAAVRFGASGTLDVPLTPDAAAIRNWATTLAPEATGVSSGSSLDAPLDQLITTLNDIRTTHPDDAIVLYLITDGEQTSAQSRRTFSTLRHYINDAIVVGVGSTAGGRIPLIKDGASSDSSESDKSSESSESSESGSAESKNSNAQQWVTDPDTGQPGISKMDETTLKNLADELGGSMVTTSAQNTMANGRSAEASKKWSVGATAKQRTRTNPVVWPLAAIALILIAWEMGSTIAMSRRLL, translated from the coding sequence ATGAGCACATTCACCTTCTCTCCCCTGCTGGGCTGGCCGGTCGGCGGCACCATCGCGCTGGTGATGCTGGCGCTGGCGATTGTGGAGGTCGTACGCCACACGTTCGGCGACGCGGGCGACGAGACGATGCTCTCATGCGTACGCCGCATGCTGATCTGCCTGACGGTGGGCGCGATGGCGCTGGGGCCGAGCATGACGGTATCGACCACCAGCCGTGCGGTGAACAACACGGACGTGGTGATGGCCGTGGACGTGACCGGTTCGATGGCCGTCAAGGACGCAACATACGGTTCGGACGAGCTGACCACGCGCCTGAATGCGGCCAAGCAGGCCGTGGACGACGTGACGAAGGCATATGCGGATTCCAGCTTCGCCGCAGTACGCTTCGGCGCATCCGGCACGCTCGACGTTCCGCTCACGCCAGACGCGGCGGCGATCCGCAATTGGGCGACCACGCTCGCCCCCGAAGCGACCGGCGTATCGTCCGGATCCTCGCTGGACGCGCCGCTCGACCAGCTCATCACCACGCTCAACGACATACGCACCACGCACCCCGACGACGCGATCGTACTGTACCTGATCACGGACGGCGAGCAGACCTCGGCGCAATCCAGGCGCACCTTCTCCACGCTGCGCCACTACATCAACGACGCGATCGTGGTGGGCGTAGGCTCCACAGCAGGCGGCAGGATCCCACTGATCAAGGATGGCGCATCATCCGACTCATCCGAATCCGACAAATCCTCCGAATCCTCCGAATCCTCTGAATCCGGTTCCGCTGAATCCAAGAATTCCAACGCACAACAGTGGGTCACCGACCCCGACACCGGCCAGCCGGGAATCTCGAAAATGGACGAAACCACACTGAAGAACCTGGCCGACGAGCTGGGCGGCAGCATGGTGACCACATCCGCACAAAACACCATGGCGAACGGCCGATCCGCCGAAGCATCAAAGAAGTGGAGCGTGGGCGCAACCGCCAAACAACGCACCCGAACCAACCCCGTAGTATGGCCGCTGGCCGCCATAGCGCTCATACTCATCGCCTGGGAAATGGGCTCAACCATCGCAATGTCGAGGAGACTGCTATGA